One Bacteroidota bacterium genomic window, TGAACATTACTGCTAATAAGAACGAGCGGAAATAAAGAATCTTTTTCATGATGTTTGGGTATTAGTGTTAGTTAGTGATTACTAATTTTTGAGAATATATATTATTGTTTGTTTTAATATTCAAGAGATAAATTCCTACTGGCAGATTATTGCGTTCAATGGTTACAACAGTTTTGCCATTCTCTTTTGTGATTTTCTTTTTGATTTCTATTTTTCTTCCAAGCAGGTCGAGCATTTCAATTACCATAATATTCAGAGACGATGGAATAATTATATTGGCAGTGTAATTAAATGGATTGGGATAACAAATTATTGGTTCTTGTACTTCTGAAACCTCTGTTACTGATATTAAAGCGGAATCAAAGAAATAATCATTCATAAAATTAGGTAAGCCAAAACCACAAATTTTTCCCTGAAGATATACTGCGCTGTCAATAAAATTACACCCAACGCCTAAAGTATTCGGAGAGTTTATTACAGCAAGTTTTGAACGGGTATATTTTGCTCCGTAAATTTTATAATCGGGTCCAAGTTGTAAAGCAGAAGTAAAATTATCATTAAAGTTTGTCGCAAAAGAATCATTAACAATAAAACTATCGAGCAATATTTTTGAATTAAGAATCTGAGAAGGTGTTCCTATTAGGTCTATCTGGTACACCGGATTTGTAAAGGTAACAGCAGGAGTAATTTCCAGCATATAAATAAAATAAAGTTTTTTATTATCGGGAGAGAATTCGGGTCCATAGCTATTGCTTTGTCCGGAAATAGGTGGAAAAAGAATAGGATTTGAAACCATGCCCGTTGATTTATCAAAATCAAGAATTTCTGGACCATTGAACAAAAATGCAACCGCTAATTTTTTTCCGTCAGGAGAGGCTTTAAGGAATATCATATGATCAGTACTAAACCCGGCATTACTTATTACAGGTGTAGTATTCAACCCTGCACTTGTAAGAAGATAAGAATAAAATGAATTGGTGTTTCTTTGCATTGTAATAATCCATATGTCATTATTATTAGCGTGCCTCACAGCAGTCATTGTTTCAGTTGCATTGTTGCAAAGGAAATTTCTTTTAGTAAGCACATCTCCAAGTCCTGATTGCA contains:
- a CDS encoding T9SS type A sorting domain-containing protein, which produces MDFVLEGCVSISDTSGNLLFYSDGWKVWNKNHQVMPNGMSLIIYGAPTTSQILSVPKPENENIHYIFSLGYDSTGFDGEWRYAIVDMSLQSGLGDVLTKRNFLCNNATETMTAVRHANNNDIWIITMQRNTNSFYSYLLTSAGLNTTPVISNAGFSTDHMIFLKASPDGKKLAVAFLFNGPEILDFDKSTGMVSNPILFPPISGQSNSYGPEFSPDNKKLYFIYMLEITPAVTFTNPVYQIDLIGTPSQILNSKILLDSFIVNDSFATNFNDNFTSALQLGPDYKIYGAKYTRSKLAVINSPNTLGVGCNFIDSAVYLQGKICGFGLPNFMNDYFFDSALISVTEVSEVQEPIICYPNPFNYTANIIIPSSLNIMVIEMLDLLGRKIEIKKKITKENGKTVVTIERNNLPVGIYLLNIKTNNNIYSQKLVITN